From a region of the Synergistota bacterium genome:
- the smpB gene encoding SsrA-binding protein SmpB, with product MKIIAQNKKAFHDYEILETYEAGIVLQGSEIKSIRDGRVNLKDSYAKVKEGELWLYDMHISPYDKASFFNHDPLRPRKLLLHKKEIVRLIGKVNERGLTLIPLKLYINDRGKAKIELALAKGKKLHDKRKAIAEKDLRRELERALKYR from the coding sequence ATGAAGATAATAGCCCAGAATAAGAAGGCCTTTCACGACTATGAAATACTTGAAACATACGAAGCGGGGATAGTCCTTCAGGGAAGCGAGATAAAATCCATAAGAGATGGAAGAGTAAACTTAAAAGATAGCTACGCTAAGGTTAAAGAGGGAGAGCTGTGGCTTTACGATATGCATATCTCTCCTTATGATAAGGCTTCCTTCTTTAATCATGATCCTTTGCGTCCTAGAAAGCTACTTTTACACAAAAAGGAAATAGTGAGGCTGATTGGAAAAGTTAATGAAAGGGGCTTGACATTAATACCATTAAAGTTATATATAAATGATAGAGGCAAAGCTAAGATCGAGCTTGCCTTAGCGAAGGGTAAAAAGCTTCACGATAAGAGAAAAGCGATAGCGGAAAAGGATTTAAGAAGAGAGCTTGAAAGGGCGCTTAAGTATAGGTAA
- a CDS encoding ribonuclease H-like domain-containing protein produces the protein MVFVSKKTEDIFVVEYPFYNAYLDIETTGLSPLYAEITVVGIYLEGYKDKIVQLIGEGITYFNLISALRGVKNIYTYNGSRFDLIFIKERLGIDINAIFNHCDLMYLCWRGNLYGGLKAVERKLGIERKLKDVNGESAIVLWERYRKFGDFQSLKLLLEYNKEDVCNLKILKKKLEEIFKKTGT, from the coding sequence GTGGTCTTCGTTTCTAAGAAAACGGAAGATATTTTTGTTGTAGAATATCCATTTTATAATGCCTATCTTGATATAGAGACCACTGGTTTAAGCCCTCTTTACGCTGAGATAACGGTTGTAGGTATATACCTTGAAGGGTATAAGGATAAGATAGTTCAGCTTATAGGTGAGGGAATTACCTACTTTAATTTAATTTCTGCCTTAAGAGGGGTAAAGAATATATATACCTATAACGGTTCAAGGTTCGATCTTATATTTATAAAAGAAAGATTGGGTATAGATATCAATGCCATTTTTAATCACTGCGACTTGATGTATCTATGCTGGAGGGGAAATCTTTATGGCGGTCTTAAGGCTGTGGAGAGGAAGCTTGGAATAGAAAGAAAGCTTAAGGATGTAAATGGAGAGAGTGCTATAGTTTTGTGGGAAAGATATAGGAAATTTGGTGATTTCCAGTCTCTCAAGCTTCTTCTTGAGTACAATAAGGAGGATGTTTGCAATTTAAAGATTTTAAAGAAAAAACTGGAAGAGATTTTCAAAAAAACTGGTACTTAA
- a CDS encoding sodium:solute symporter family protein, with protein MSLAFLVIVIYLLAVILLSIYFTKYVKTSEDFTVAGRSLPGIILAGTFMATWMGSGTVVGGTNSLAYRHGPWVAIIFGMAAPIGIVILYLLSKKIHELKMQTVPDVLEYKYGEAARVIGSLIIILAYVGITSYQYSGIGFVLNATLGIPTKIGTLIGAIVVIGSAVLGGLYSVAYTDFMSACIMLLGLAIGIPVAISGAGGWAAVASKLPPEHLKLGGLSALSIMGYFFPLFFLILGDQNMYQRFFAAKDPKAAKWGAIGWFFGVVVVMPLVAYGATTSRALFPNLNPGMALIRLSSDAMPPIIGALCLAAISAFIITTGNSYLLSSAVNLGWDIYARVIRRSATDESRLAVTRWGVIILGVLAYVLITYFPTVLSVQMYAYTMYGASITPALLAAVLWPNVKPSAGISSMVVGAIVTLAWELSGKPYGLASVIVAAPAAIVTLFLVNIILLMRKE; from the coding sequence ATGTCTTTAGCGTTTTTAGTTATAGTGATTTATCTATTAGCGGTAATTCTATTGAGTATTTATTTTACTAAATATGTTAAAACATCGGAGGATTTCACCGTTGCTGGAAGAAGCCTGCCCGGCATTATATTAGCTGGGACCTTTATGGCTACATGGATGGGCTCGGGAACAGTTGTGGGTGGTACTAACTCCTTAGCTTATAGGCATGGTCCATGGGTGGCCATAATTTTTGGTATGGCTGCTCCTATTGGTATAGTGATACTTTATCTTTTGTCGAAGAAGATTCATGAGCTTAAGATGCAGACTGTTCCTGATGTCCTTGAGTATAAGTATGGGGAGGCAGCGAGAGTCATAGGTAGCTTAATAATTATTCTTGCCTATGTGGGGATAACTTCTTATCAATATAGTGGAATAGGTTTCGTCTTAAACGCTACGCTAGGTATTCCTACTAAGATCGGCACCTTGATAGGTGCTATTGTAGTTATTGGTTCAGCCGTTTTAGGAGGTCTTTATTCTGTTGCTTATACTGATTTTATGAGCGCTTGCATAATGCTTTTAGGTTTAGCTATAGGGATACCTGTTGCCATATCTGGAGCTGGAGGTTGGGCTGCCGTAGCATCTAAGCTTCCTCCAGAGCATTTAAAGCTTGGAGGGCTTTCTGCCTTGTCTATAATGGGTTACTTCTTCCCTTTGTTTTTCCTGATCCTGGGTGACCAAAACATGTATCAGAGATTTTTTGCTGCTAAGGATCCGAAGGCCGCAAAATGGGGAGCAATAGGCTGGTTTTTTGGGGTAGTAGTAGTTATGCCTCTTGTTGCTTATGGAGCTACGACCTCAAGAGCTCTTTTCCCCAATCTTAATCCTGGGATGGCCTTAATAAGGCTTTCCTCTGATGCGATGCCTCCTATTATAGGGGCCCTATGCCTTGCAGCGATATCTGCGTTTATAATCACTACGGGTAACTCGTATCTTCTTTCAAGCGCGGTTAACCTCGGTTGGGATATATATGCTAGGGTTATAAGGAGAAGCGCAACTGATGAGAGTCGTTTAGCTGTGACAAGATGGGGAGTTATAATCTTGGGGGTTCTGGCTTATGTACTTATAACTTACTTCCCAACGGTCCTTTCGGTTCAGATGTATGCTTATACCATGTATGGAGCTTCTATAACGCCTGCCCTACTTGCTGCTGTTTTGTGGCCTAATGTTAAACCATCAGCTGGGATATCTTCCATGGTAGTAGGTGCTATTGTCACGCTTGCTTGGGAGCTTTCAGGTAAGCCTTATGGCCTAGCAAGCGTTATAGTTGCGGCTCCAGCGGCTATAGTGACTCTATTTTTAGTCAATATAATTTTGCTAATGAGAAAGGAGTGA
- a CDS encoding Xaa-Pro peptidase family protein, with amino-acid sequence MKSIPLRVKKLRERIFKEGLDFALILNPLNQYYYSGFYALIYSRPILLVISHDESNLIVPCLEELHAKEDAKVDHLHVYYEHPEKASEGISPFEALKKIISKKGWRRVGVEKDSLPLSLFELLKDAGIVEFKDIAPFIAKERLIKDEEELELIRQAGKLVSLGVVESLKAIREGLTEVEVDGIGGLALLKYAGENYPGRRVELFVMSPSGRERSALPHVFSIARKLKKGDIIIHSRQIALDGYRAECERTVFLGEPTEKDKEYFKIMLESQRAAIEAVKPGAKCKDVDKAARNVIVKARLGDYAIHRTGHGLGLSAHEGPYLRFDAEDTLEAGMVVSIEPGFYIPGVGGFRHSDTVVVTPQGHEVITQAPSELEECIKSCMPF; translated from the coding sequence TTGAAGAGTATTCCCTTAAGGGTAAAAAAGCTAAGGGAGCGTATATTTAAGGAAGGACTTGATTTTGCGCTAATTTTGAATCCTTTAAATCAGTATTATTATAGTGGGTTTTATGCTTTAATTTATAGTCGTCCGATACTTCTTGTTATATCTCATGATGAGAGCAATCTGATAGTTCCATGTCTTGAGGAGCTTCATGCGAAAGAGGATGCTAAGGTAGATCATTTACACGTTTATTATGAACATCCTGAAAAGGCATCTGAGGGAATAAGTCCTTTTGAAGCACTGAAAAAGATCATATCCAAGAAGGGATGGAGAAGGGTCGGGGTTGAGAAGGATTCCCTGCCGCTTTCTCTGTTTGAGCTTTTGAAAGATGCTGGGATAGTTGAGTTTAAGGATATCGCTCCCTTTATAGCTAAGGAAAGGCTTATAAAGGATGAAGAGGAGCTTGAGCTTATTCGTCAGGCTGGTAAATTGGTTAGCTTAGGTGTGGTAGAGAGCTTGAAGGCGATCAGGGAGGGCTTAACTGAGGTAGAGGTAGATGGAATAGGAGGCTTAGCTTTACTTAAGTATGCAGGAGAAAACTATCCAGGGCGTAGGGTTGAGCTTTTCGTTATGTCTCCATCAGGAAGGGAAAGGAGCGCTTTACCACATGTTTTCTCGATAGCAAGGAAGCTTAAGAAGGGGGATATAATAATTCACAGCCGTCAAATTGCCTTGGATGGTTATAGGGCGGAGTGTGAGAGAACAGTCTTTTTGGGTGAGCCTACCGAGAAAGATAAGGAGTATTTCAAGATCATGCTTGAGTCTCAAAGGGCAGCGATCGAGGCTGTTAAGCCTGGAGCTAAGTGCAAAGATGTGGATAAGGCCGCTCGAAACGTAATAGTTAAAGCGAGACTTGGCGATTATGCGATTCATAGGACCGGACATGGCCTGGGATTAAGCGCTCACGAGGGGCCTTATCTTAGATTTGATGCCGAAGATACCCTTGAAGCTGGTATGGTCGTTAGTATAGAGCCTGGCTTTTACATCCCTGGGGTTGGAGGCTTCAGACACTCTGATACGGTTGTGGTAACGCCCCAGGGCCATGAGGTTATAACTCAGGCTCCTAGTGAGCTTGAAGAGTGTATCAAAAGTTGTATGCCTTTTTAA
- a CDS encoding methyl-accepting chemotaxis protein, with protein MRIRSWLSIWVPLAIAITAIITVSTSLFLSKEINDSWKRLYANVVYEDILKMIKTEQDKASIVVETLLKDKEIIKAFAERNRDRLIELVMPFHELYNKNYDFSQLHFHTEDCISFLRTSNLKRYGDDLKAIRSDILHVIKTKQPTTSISVGAVGPQIRYIAPVFYDGKYVGSLEANVNITEGFAKKFKGDVIVKIFLDEKGNRVDVITKSRPDLEDFTKLYNIEDLLKGNPQRFIEGNFAYIAAPIKDFEGKTFAAVFERVNISEIISRIDRSLTLQIAISSIIVLIILTISLLIGRNIKRRLSQLEDAMDKLSQGELSLGIDSSSSDEFSLIGKKLSSVIERIKDIISSSTLTADKVASASEKIFSAINNVNSQIQSITATIQEISALAESNSASIEETNAGIEEVAAGAQTAAKSASSAAEVATLTLEIANKASKELSQNATNLSHVSKEAEESLKIIERLVSSIQKVTGFVSTITSIADQTNLLALNAAIEAARAGELGRGFAVVAEEVRKLAEESARAAKEISHVIGTLSKESEIAASAIRKSVSDILTSSKSISDMASEMNKIIEKMKELNDAVQNIASAAQEQSASTQEMAAATDQIAKDVIKISENINSTSKAIEGIASHSEILSKEADDLAKLATSLEKALSFFKTSTSKAIRPV; from the coding sequence TTGAGAATAAGGAGTTGGCTTTCGATATGGGTACCTTTAGCCATAGCCATAACTGCCATTATCACAGTATCAACGAGTTTATTCTTAAGTAAAGAAATAAACGATAGCTGGAAGAGGCTTTACGCCAATGTGGTATACGAAGATATATTAAAGATGATCAAGACAGAGCAAGATAAAGCTAGTATTGTTGTAGAGACATTGCTTAAGGATAAAGAAATTATCAAAGCCTTTGCAGAAAGAAATAGAGATAGATTAATAGAGCTCGTAATGCCCTTCCACGAGCTATATAATAAAAACTACGACTTCTCTCAACTTCACTTCCACACAGAGGACTGCATATCCTTCTTAAGAACATCAAACCTTAAAAGATACGGAGATGACCTTAAGGCTATAAGAAGCGATATCCTTCATGTTATAAAGACAAAACAGCCAACAACTTCCATAAGCGTTGGTGCGGTAGGACCGCAGATAAGGTATATAGCACCTGTATTTTACGATGGGAAATACGTGGGAAGCCTAGAGGCCAACGTTAATATAACAGAGGGCTTTGCGAAAAAATTCAAAGGTGACGTGATAGTTAAGATATTCTTGGATGAAAAGGGAAACAGGGTCGATGTAATTACGAAGTCTAGGCCAGATCTTGAAGACTTCACCAAACTTTACAACATCGAAGACCTTCTTAAGGGAAATCCCCAGAGATTCATAGAGGGTAACTTTGCTTATATAGCGGCTCCAATAAAGGATTTTGAGGGGAAAACCTTCGCAGCGGTTTTTGAGAGAGTAAACATCTCAGAGATCATATCTCGCATAGATAGGTCCCTTACCTTACAAATAGCGATCTCCTCTATCATAGTCTTAATAATATTAACCATAAGTCTTCTTATAGGAAGAAATATCAAAAGGAGGCTCTCTCAGTTAGAAGACGCAATGGATAAGCTCTCTCAGGGAGAGCTATCCCTTGGAATAGATAGCTCAAGCAGTGACGAATTTTCGCTTATAGGGAAAAAGCTCTCTTCCGTTATAGAGAGAATAAAGGATATAATCTCCTCCTCTACCTTAACTGCAGATAAAGTCGCATCAGCATCAGAAAAGATCTTCTCAGCTATAAACAACGTCAATTCGCAGATACAAAGCATAACAGCAACAATTCAAGAAATATCTGCACTCGCTGAAAGCAATTCTGCCTCAATAGAGGAAACTAACGCTGGAATAGAGGAGGTGGCTGCTGGAGCGCAAACCGCCGCAAAATCAGCAAGTAGCGCTGCAGAAGTAGCTACACTAACGCTTGAAATCGCAAATAAGGCATCTAAGGAGTTATCTCAGAACGCGACTAACCTATCTCATGTATCAAAAGAAGCGGAAGAGAGCCTGAAGATAATCGAACGCCTGGTATCTTCGATTCAGAAGGTCACTGGATTTGTATCAACCATTACATCGATCGCAGACCAGACTAACCTTTTGGCATTAAATGCTGCTATAGAGGCAGCTAGAGCTGGCGAACTCGGAAGAGGGTTTGCTGTAGTAGCTGAAGAGGTAAGAAAGTTAGCCGAGGAATCAGCGAGGGCAGCAAAAGAAATATCACATGTGATAGGAACCCTTTCCAAAGAGTCCGAGATAGCTGCATCAGCCATAAGAAAATCAGTCTCTGATATCCTAACATCATCAAAAAGCATCTCAGATATGGCTTCCGAGATGAACAAAATCATAGAAAAGATGAAAGAGCTTAACGATGCTGTGCAAAATATAGCCTCTGCAGCTCAAGAACAATCAGCTTCAACTCAAGAGATGGCCGCCGCTACAGATCAGATAGCTAAAGATGTTATAAAAATAAGTGAGAACATAAATAGCACATCGAAGGCTATAGAAGGCATAGCATCCCACTCTGAGATACTATCTAAGGAAGCGGATGATCTCGCAAAGTTAGCCACATCCTTAGAAAAGGCTCTATCTTTCTTTAAAACATCCACCTCTAAAGCTATAAGGCCAGTTTAG